A single window of Streptococcus cristatus ATCC 51100 DNA harbors:
- a CDS encoding SIALI-17 repeat-containing surface protein, whose protein sequence is MKKRVTGDIYQRYSFRKLSVGLVSATIGSFFLCTTMGGAVSSVEAAEVSANQSTLVQYHYVVESDLTEAEKAAIVKELPKFAEENSEAYYLVYRPTRQESLLGKLPKTGESGLLGSAFAATGLALVVLVLARGKNGKRYLSSILLVTGLGSVLLPASVLAISSMDLAAYNQSLTLAVGDQLPEPLKIAGYQYIGYLKKEAQHQLAQTGNSQLPAPQKETPASQPDQQLKDLASRSSKSEAPKEAQPAGGDYLSQKEREEIAAKEGQFARQTPVHERPELQFTSQARTQTQEIPYKTEYQYSDDLAEGQSRVIRAGIPGIRKIVTRHYSVEGKVVESKQISDQVTTEPVSEVVLVGTAANKAVPKEAPIHKVPELTDYGTVPDTAPVHEVPELTSYGTVPDTAPVHEKPELTGYGVVPASVPVHEKPELSGYGTVPDSAPEHEVPEFTDYGTVPDSAPVHEKPELSGYGTVSDTAPVQEVPELTSYGTVPANAPVHEVPELTGYGTVPANAPVHEKPELTGYGTVPANAPVHEVPELTNYGAVPDNAPVHEVPELTDYGTVPDTAPVHEVPELTGYGTVPDTAPVHEVPELTSYGTVPDSAPVHEKPELTGYGTVPANAPVHEVPEFTDYGTVPDNAPVHEVPELTGYGTVPDTAPVHEKPELPSYGTVPDVAPVHEKPDLSGYGTVPDTAPVQEVPELTSYSTVPASAPVHEVPELTDYGTVPASAPAHEKPELTNYGTVPDTAPVHEVPELTGYGTVPASAPVHEKPELTGYGTVPASAPIHKVPELTSYGKVPDTAPVHEDPELTAYGTVPDSAPVHEVPELPGYGTVPASAPVHEVPELTDYGTVPATAPVHEVPELTSYGTVPDTAPVHETPELADYGTVPDTAPVHEKPELTDYGTVPDTAPVHEKPELTVYGTVPDTAPVHEVPELTVYGTVPASAPVHEVTELTVYGTVPDSAPMHEVPELTVYGTVPDTAPVHEVPELTSYGTVPDTAPVHELPELELVAKDETRVEKIAFNIEEQYTDELPQDARRIVTPGVQGERTIKTRVYTSNGQEISRQELSNEEMLAPVTQVVKIGTAKPHMVPSTAPQESALPEYPLTYKDETRVEKIDFTTREEETDELVQSARQIVIPGVRGERTIKTRIYSSNGQEIARQELSNEETLAPVTQLVKVGTAKPHMVPSTAPQEPALPEYPLTYKDETRVEKIDFTTREEETDELVQGTRQIVTPGVQGERTIKTRVYTSNGQELARQELSNEETLAPVTQVVKVGTAKPHMVPSTAPQEPALPEYPLTYKDETRVEKIDFTTREEETDELVQGARHIVTPGVQGEQTIKTRIYTSNGQELARQELSNEETLAPVTQLVKIGTAKPHMVPSPAPQEPALPEYPLTYRDETRVEKIAFTTREEETDELVQGARQIVTPGVQGERTIKTRIYTSNGQEIDRKELSNEETRAAVAQLVKVGTIKPHMVPSDAPQVEALKEFDLISLHNLLTEAEQIKAQARYFNDSQSRQAAYDTALAAGHTLLNQSQASQEEVNQLVDQINQAKAQLQGLEVDKTRLRNEHDLGSTVQTTVQYKNADADKKAAYTNELAKAEGILNNQTATQVQVNQAFASLTASKTALNGVPKVKPTVSILSLTENPEDKSVTVQYRLEDKTKSLRSATAELYKGDQLVHSLPIDNVTGSLKIDDLDYYTGYTLKTKLTYELDAGSLTDLEKDSRNFELQYKKISFRDIDSAEFYRKEKDQFKRVVSMSAIPTDLANYFVKVKSSESKDMLLPVHSMAEGQKDGKAVYKVRVSLPELVQEGDTGYKSGYDFYISRAVPSQQNVYTSFAGLVDAMKKNMAGNFVLGADLDASEVSLAPADYVYLRGNFTGSLTGNHNGKQYAIYNLAKPLFENLKSGSSISNLDLKEVNIVGTYDSAALARSADNAQITDVSAQGRVSVVGNASQVAGLVVVASNSQITNSSFTGTIQTNDKQYKSYNVGGLVANLKGRNSLLSQSRANVTILAGARTNEHRFGGLVGRLEDNARISRSYVTGKIQNSTKNGQIGGVVGSNYFNGLIDNVISNVSGTNVYSISGDQDYKNDRIREAYAVEGNETLGNDQFVTSTLSLDEAEEKLARLDITTTLEDSNLNLHTVDYSKEKNARADRLIAYANMEKLLPFYNKETIVAYGNKLPENHKLTTEYLLDVVPMKGDQMITDIHSNKTAINRLMLHFEDKTVDYLNLTYKGDFKHQAIAEYTVNGLDLLYTPEAFLSDYSRVLNQVLPELSKVVLDSPAMRTVLGVNADASLDDLYLDTAFEQVKTKLAEELRKVLTMDKSINTEGDVVADYVAQKIRANKEAFLLGLTYLNRWYNINYDKTNVKDLSAYKFDFFGNHNASTLDTIIALGQSGFENLKAKNNHLAYDNSLSEATGKRGLFNYLESYRQLFLPDKTNNEWLKTNTKAYIVEAKSDVPEARQLQDAAEGKSKYSVGVYDKITADNWEHKGMLLPLLTMTEKGVYVISNMSTVSMGAYDRYRLDANNRVRTDAELVEYVEDRVRKSAEWQRDHYDFWYKILSPESKDKLFRSVLVYDGFSLVDKDGKKYWAPANDKKSLAMQEFFGPAGKWYPSKGYNAYATGSVTHFDAARLLEDYGNSVYTHEMTHNSDGSIYFEGYGRREGLGAELYARGLLQSTPSPNEPTITLNTLFKTDKDSKTRMHTYNFKERVQNAADLQHYVHGMFDMIYTLDYLEGTSMVKQSDAAKLHWFRKMENYYITDKYGKQTHAGNQTRSFTAEEIKQLKSFESLIDNDVITRRENKDSGQYPRNGYLSLSLFSPIYSALSNPNGAPGDVMFRRTAYELLAAKGYHEGFVPYVSGKFSEEAAAEGKTTWDGWLRRDVGLVTDQKVLENVFKGEYASWAAFKKAMYQERIDQLTKLKPITIEYELRNPNSTKQVTIRSYAEMQKLMDEAVAEDVRNITNATNRVEASWVNLLKKKIYNAYLRETDDFRQSIFNK, encoded by the coding sequence GTGACAGGCTTGGGTTCTGTGCTTCTGCCAGCTTCTGTTTTGGCAATCAGCAGTATGGATTTGGCTGCCTATAATCAAAGTCTGACGTTGGCCGTTGGCGATCAGTTGCCAGAACCATTGAAAATTGCTGGCTACCAGTATATTGGTTACCTTAAAAAAGAAGCGCAGCATCAACTAGCTCAAACTGGAAATTCTCAGCTTCCAGCTCCGCAAAAGGAAACTCCAGCGAGTCAGCCTGATCAGCAGTTGAAAGATCTAGCAAGTCGTTCTAGCAAGTCTGAGGCTCCGAAAGAGGCGCAGCCTGCTGGCGGAGACTATCTCTCCCAGAAGGAAAGGGAGGAGATTGCTGCTAAAGAAGGACAATTTGCTCGTCAAACACCTGTTCATGAGCGACCAGAGCTGCAATTTACAAGTCAAGCAAGGACCCAGACTCAAGAAATCCCCTATAAAACGGAGTATCAGTATTCAGATGACTTAGCCGAAGGACAATCTCGAGTGATCCGTGCGGGCATTCCAGGGATTCGCAAGATCGTAACACGCCACTATAGTGTTGAGGGAAAAGTCGTAGAGAGCAAGCAGATTTCTGATCAAGTAACCACTGAGCCTGTTTCAGAAGTTGTTTTAGTCGGGACTGCAGCAAATAAGGCTGTTCCTAAAGAAGCTCCAATCCATAAAGTTCCTGAGCTCACTGATTATGGCACCGTTCCCGATACTGCTCCCGTGCACGAAGTTCCCGAGCTCACTAGTTATGGCACCGTTCCCGATACTGCTCCAGTCCATGAGAAACCCGAGTTAACTGGCTATGGCGTTGTTCCAGCTAGCGTTCCCGTGCACGAGAAACCCGAGTTGTCTGGCTATGGCACCGTTCCGGATAGCGCTCCCGAGCACGAGGTTCCCGAGTTCACTGATTATGGCACGGTTCCCGATAGCGCTCCCGTGCACGAGAAACCCGAGTTGTCTGGCTATGGCACAGTCTCTGATACCGCTCCCGTACAGGAGGTCCCTGAGCTTACTAGTTATGGCACCGTTCCTGCTAATGCCCCTGTGCACGAAGTTCCTGAGTTAACTGGCTATGGCACCGTTCCTGCTAATGCTCCTGTGCACGAGAAGCCTGAGTTAACTGGTTATGGCACTGTTCCCGCTAATGCCCCTGTACACGAAGTCCCAGAGCTCACTAATTATGGCGCCGTTCCTGATAATGCTCCTGTACACGAAGTTCCTGAATTAACTGATTATGGTACGGTTCCAGATACCGCTCCCGTGCACGAAGTCCCTGAGTTAACTGGCTATGGCACGGTCCCCGATACCGCTCCTGTGCACGAGGTTCCCGAGCTTACTAGTTATGGCACGGTTCCGGATAGCGCTCCTGTGCATGAGAAACCCGAGTTAACTGGTTATGGCACTGTTCCTGCTAATGCCCCTGTACACGAAGTCCCCGAGTTCACTGATTATGGTACAGTTCCTGATAATGCTCCTGTACACGAAGTTCCCGAGTTAACTGGCTATGGCACCGTTCCCGACACTGCTCCCGTGCACGAGAAGCCTGAGTTGCCTAGTTATGGCACCGTTCCAGATGTAGCTCCAGTTCATGAGAAACCAGATTTGTCTGGCTATGGCACGGTTCCCGATACCGCTCCTGTGCAAGAGGTACCCGAGCTTACTAGTTATAGCACAGTCCCTGCTAGCGCCCCCGTGCATGAAGTTCCCGAGTTAACTGACTATGGCACGGTTCCCGCTAGTGCTCCAGCCCATGAGAAACCAGAGCTCACTAATTATGGCACGGTTCCCGATACAGCTCCCGTGCATGAAGTCCCTGAGTTAACTGGCTATGGCACGGTTCCCGCTAGTGCTCCAGTCCATGAGAAACCCGAGTTAACTGGCTATGGCACCGTTCCTGCTAGTGCTCCAATCCATAAAGTTCCAGAGCTCACTAGTTATGGCAAAGTTCCAGATACCGCTCCAGTTCACGAGGACCCTGAGTTAACTGCCTATGGAACAGTCCCAGATAGCGCTCCGGTTCATGAGGTACCCGAGTTGCCTGGCTATGGCACCGTTCCTGCTAGCGCTCCCGTGCACGAGGTTCCCGAGCTCACTGATTATGGAACAGTCCCTGCTACTGCCCCCGTGCATGAAGTCCCCGAGCTAACTAGTTATGGCACGGTTCCCGATACAGCTCCCGTGCACGAGACCCCTGAGTTAGCTGATTATGGCACGGTTCCCGATACCGCCCCCGTGCACGAGAAACCCGAGTTAACTGATTATGGCACGGTTCCCGACACTGCTCCCGTGCACGAGAAGCCTGAGTTAACTGTGTATGGCACCGTTCCAGATACCGCCCCCGTGCACGAAGTCCCTGAGTTAACTGTGTATGGCACGGTCCCTGCTAGCGCTCCCGTACACGAAGTCACTGAATTAACTGTTTATGGTACAGTTCCAGATAGCGCCCCTATGCACGAAGTCCCTGAGTTAACTGTGTATGGCACGGTCCCCGATACCGCTCCTGTGCACGAGGTTCCTGAGCTTACTAGTTATGGAACAGTCCCTGATACCGCTCCAGTCCATGAACTTCCTGAGTTAGAGTTGGTTGCAAAGGATGAAACTCGTGTGGAGAAGATTGCTTTTAACATCGAGGAACAATATACTGATGAGTTACCTCAGGACGCTCGTCGCATCGTCACTCCAGGTGTGCAGGGCGAACGTACCATCAAGACTAGAGTTTATACTTCTAATGGTCAGGAAATTTCCCGCCAAGAATTGTCCAACGAGGAGATGCTAGCCCCCGTCACGCAGGTTGTCAAAATTGGCACAGCCAAGCCACACATGGTACCGAGCACCGCTCCGCAAGAGTCTGCTTTACCAGAATATCCGCTGACCTATAAGGATGAAACGCGAGTAGAGAAAATCGATTTCACTACGCGAGAAGAAGAAACAGATGAACTTGTCCAAAGCGCTCGTCAAATCGTCATTCCAGGTGTACGGGGCGAACGTACGATCAAGACTCGTATCTATAGTTCCAACGGTCAAGAGATTGCCCGCCAAGAATTGTCCAACGAGGAGACGCTAGCCCCAGTCACGCAGCTTGTCAAAGTCGGCACAGCCAAGCCACATATGGTACCGAGCACTGCGCCGCAAGAGCCCGCTTTACCAGAGTACCCACTGACCTATAAGGATGAAACGCGAGTAGAGAAAATTGATTTCACCACGCGAGAGGAAGAAACGGATGAGCTAGTCCAAGGCACTCGTCAAATCGTAACTCCAGGTGTTCAAGGCGAGCGAACCATCAAGACTCGAGTTTATACCTCCAACGGCCAAGAACTTGCCCGTCAAGAGTTGTCTAACGAGGAAACTTTAGCCCCTGTCACGCAGGTTGTCAAAGTCGGCACCGCTAAGCCACATATGGTACCGAGCACCGCTCCGCAAGAGCCCGCTTTACCAGAGTATCCACTTACTTATAAGGATGAAACGCGCGTAGAGAAAATCGATTTCACTACGCGAGAGGAAGAGACGGATGAGCTTGTCCAAGGTGCCCGCCACATCGTCACTCCAGGTGTTCAGGGTGAACAGACCATCAAGACTCGTATCTATACTTCCAACGGCCAAGAACTTGCCCGTCAAGAGTTGTCCAACGAGGAGACATTGGCTCCAGTCACGCAGCTTGTCAAAATCGGTACCGCCAAGCCACATATGGTACCGAGCCCCGCGCCACAAGAGCCCGCTTTACCAGAATATCCGCTGACTTATAGGGATGAAACGCGAGTAGAGAAAATCGCCTTCACCACGCGAGAGGAAGAAACGGATGAACTTGTCCAAGGTGCTCGTCAAATCGTCACTCCAGGTGTTCAGGGCGAACGGACCATCAAGACTCGTATCTATACTTCCAACGGTCAGGAAATTGACCGTAAAGAGTTGTCCAATGAGGAAACGCGGGCAGCAGTTGCTCAGCTTGTCAAAGTTGGCACAATAAAACCGCACATGGTACCAAGCGATGCACCGCAAGTGGAAGCCTTGAAAGAGTTCGATTTGATTTCGCTTCACAATCTACTGACAGAAGCGGAGCAAATCAAGGCTCAGGCTCGTTATTTCAACGATAGTCAAAGTCGCCAAGCAGCTTATGATACTGCTTTGGCGGCAGGTCATACGCTTCTCAATCAGTCACAAGCCAGCCAAGAAGAAGTCAATCAGCTGGTGGACCAAATCAATCAAGCAAAGGCTCAGTTACAGGGTCTTGAAGTAGACAAAACACGCTTGCGGAATGAACATGATTTGGGTAGCACTGTGCAGACGACCGTCCAATATAAGAATGCTGATGCAGATAAGAAAGCAGCCTATACAAACGAATTGGCCAAGGCAGAAGGAATTCTGAATAATCAAACCGCTACACAAGTGCAGGTCAATCAAGCTTTTGCCAGCCTGACAGCAAGCAAGACGGCTCTAAATGGTGTGCCTAAGGTTAAGCCGACAGTTTCAATCTTAAGTCTGACAGAAAATCCAGAGGACAAGTCGGTCACGGTTCAATACAGATTGGAAGACAAGACAAAATCCTTGCGCTCAGCGACAGCTGAATTGTACAAGGGAGACCAGCTTGTCCACTCGCTTCCGATTGACAATGTGACAGGAAGTCTGAAGATTGACGACTTAGACTACTACACAGGCTATACGCTAAAAACCAAGCTGACTTATGAACTTGATGCTGGCAGCCTGACTGACCTTGAAAAAGATAGCCGCAACTTTGAGTTGCAATACAAGAAGATTTCCTTCCGTGATATTGATTCGGCAGAGTTTTACAGAAAAGAAAAGGATCAGTTCAAGCGTGTCGTTTCCATGAGCGCTATACCTACGGACCTGGCTAACTACTTTGTCAAAGTCAAATCAAGTGAATCCAAGGACATGCTCCTGCCGGTTCACAGCATGGCAGAAGGCCAGAAGGATGGCAAGGCTGTCTACAAGGTAAGGGTCTCTCTACCTGAGCTGGTACAAGAGGGCGACACAGGCTACAAGTCTGGCTATGACTTCTATATCAGCAGGGCAGTGCCTAGTCAGCAAAATGTCTATACGAGTTTTGCTGGTTTGGTAGACGCCATGAAGAAAAATATGGCTGGCAACTTTGTTCTAGGAGCCGATTTGGATGCGAGCGAGGTCAGTCTGGCACCTGCGGATTATGTCTATCTCCGAGGAAACTTCACAGGCAGTCTGACTGGTAATCACAATGGCAAGCAGTATGCGATTTATAATCTAGCCAAACCTTTGTTTGAAAACCTCAAGAGCGGTTCCTCTATTTCTAATCTGGACCTGAAAGAGGTCAATATTGTCGGCACCTATGACTCTGCTGCCTTGGCTCGTAGTGCAGATAATGCGCAAATCACGGATGTTTCTGCTCAAGGTAGAGTGTCGGTAGTGGGCAATGCGTCCCAGGTGGCTGGTTTGGTCGTTGTTGCAAGCAATAGTCAAATCACCAACAGCTCCTTTACTGGAACTATCCAGACCAATGACAAGCAGTATAAGTCTTATAATGTCGGCGGTTTGGTTGCCAACCTCAAAGGAAGAAATTCCTTGCTCAGTCAGAGCAGGGCGAATGTGACCATTCTAGCAGGTGCTCGAACAAACGAACATCGCTTCGGCGGTTTGGTCGGTCGTTTGGAAGACAATGCTCGCATCAGCCGTTCTTATGTGACTGGAAAGATCCAAAATTCTACGAAGAATGGTCAAATCGGCGGAGTAGTTGGTTCTAATTATTTCAATGGCTTGATTGACAATGTTATCAGCAATGTCAGCGGTACAAATGTTTACAGCATTTCTGGCGACCAAGATTACAAGAATGATCGCATCAGAGAAGCCTATGCCGTTGAAGGAAACGAAACTTTAGGCAATGATCAGTTTGTCACGTCTACCCTAAGCTTGGACGAGGCCGAAGAGAAACTAGCGAGACTAGACATCACGACCACGCTAGAAGACAGCAATCTCAATCTCCATACTGTTGACTACAGCAAGGAAAAGAATGCTCGTGCAGACCGTCTGATAGCCTATGCTAATATGGAAAAACTCCTGCCATTCTACAATAAGGAAACCATCGTTGCTTACGGAAATAAACTTCCAGAAAATCACAAGCTCACTACGGAGTACTTGCTGGATGTGGTTCCGATGAAGGGCGACCAGATGATCACCGATATCCATAGCAACAAGACTGCGATTAACCGCCTGATGCTGCACTTTGAGGATAAGACGGTTGATTATCTAAATCTGACCTATAAAGGAGACTTCAAACATCAAGCTATCGCAGAATACACTGTAAATGGCTTAGACCTCCTTTATACACCAGAAGCCTTCCTATCAGACTATAGCAGGGTTCTCAATCAAGTGCTGCCAGAGTTGAGCAAGGTTGTCCTGGACTCGCCAGCCATGCGAACTGTTTTAGGTGTGAATGCGGATGCTTCTCTGGATGATCTCTATCTGGACACAGCCTTTGAGCAAGTCAAGACCAAGTTGGCAGAAGAGTTACGCAAGGTGCTAACTATGGACAAGTCCATCAATACTGAAGGCGATGTCGTGGCGGACTATGTGGCTCAGAAGATTAGAGCCAATAAGGAAGCCTTCCTGCTTGGTCTGACCTATCTCAACCGTTGGTATAATATCAACTATGACAAGACCAATGTCAAGGATTTATCGGCCTATAAGTTTGACTTCTTTGGAAATCATAATGCTTCAACACTAGACACTATCATTGCACTCGGTCAGTCTGGTTTTGAAAATCTCAAGGCCAAAAATAACCATCTGGCTTACGATAACTCGCTCTCTGAAGCGACTGGTAAGCGCGGTCTCTTTAACTATCTGGAAAGCTATCGCCAGCTCTTCCTGCCAGATAAGACCAATAACGAATGGCTCAAGACCAATACAAAAGCCTACATCGTTGAGGCCAAGTCGGATGTGCCAGAAGCCAGACAGCTTCAGGATGCAGCCGAGGGCAAGAGCAAGTATTCTGTCGGTGTTTATGACAAGATTACTGCGGACAATTGGGAACACAAGGGCATGCTCCTGCCACTCTTGACCATGACTGAGAAGGGTGTCTATGTCATCTCCAATATGTCCACTGTCTCCATGGGAGCTTATGATCGCTACCGCCTTGATGCCAATAACAGGGTGCGAACAGATGCAGAATTGGTTGAGTATGTCGAAGACCGAGTTAGAAAGTCAGCTGAATGGCAGCGTGACCACTATGATTTCTGGTATAAGATCCTAAGCCCTGAAAGCAAGGACAAGCTCTTCCGTTCCGTTCTGGTTTACGATGGATTCTCATTGGTTGACAAGGATGGTAAAAAATATTGGGCTCCAGCTAATGACAAGAAATCACTAGCTATGCAGGAATTCTTTGGACCAGCCGGCAAGTGGTATCCAAGTAAGGGATACAATGCCTATGCTACGGGAAGCGTCACCCACTTTGATGCTGCTCGCTTGTTAGAAGACTATGGGAACTCTGTCTACACCCATGAGATGACCCATAACTCCGACGGTTCTATCTACTTTGAAGGCTATGGTCGTCGTGAAGGACTGGGGGCTGAGCTCTATGCGCGTGGTCTCTTGCAGTCCACTCCAAGTCCAAATGAACCTACCATTACCCTCAATACCCTCTTCAAGACGGACAAGGACTCTAAGACACGGATGCATACCTACAACTTCAAGGAACGTGTCCAAAATGCAGCAGATTTGCAGCACTATGTCCATGGCATGTTTGACATGATTTATACGTTGGATTACCTAGAGGGGACATCGATGGTCAAGCAGAGCGATGCAGCCAAGCTCCATTGGTTTAGAAAGATGGAGAATTACTATATCACTGATAAATATGGCAAGCAGACCCATGCTGGCAACCAGACGCGCAGCTTTACTGCCGAGGAAATCAAGCAGCTGAAGAGCTTCGAGTCCCTGATTGACAATGATGTCATCACCCGTCGGGAGAATAAGGATAGCGGACAGTATCCACGCAATGGCTATCTCAGTCTCAGCCTCTTCTCGCCAATCTACTCAGCCTTGAGCAATCCAAATGGGGCGCCGGGTGACGTCATGTTCCGTCGCACAGCCTATGAATTGCTGGCAGCCAAGGGCTACCATGAAGGATTCGTCCCTTATGTTTCAGGGAAATTCTCCGAAGAGGCTGCTGCAGAAGGCAAGACAACTTGGGATGGCTGGCTCAGGAGAGATGTTGGTCTGGTGACAGACCAGAAGGTCTTGGAAAATGTATTCAAAGGTGAGTATGCTTCGTGGGCAGCCTTCAAGAAGGCTATGTACCAAGAGCGGATTGACCAGCTAACCAAGCTCAAACCCATCACCATCGAGTACGAACTCAGAAATCCTAACAGTACCAAGCAAGTAACCATTCGCTCGTATGCAGAGATGCAGAAGCTGATGGATGAAGCAGTCGCGGAGGATGTGCGCAACATTACCAATGCGACAAATCGTGTTGAAGCTAGCTGGGTCAACCTGCTCAAGAAGAAGATTTACAATGCCTATCTTCGTGAGACAGACGACTTCAGACAATCAATCTTTAACAAATAA